A stretch of DNA from Petrotoga miotherma DSM 10691:
CTGAGGGGAGAATAGCTACAGGTATTTCATGAACGTAGGTATTTAAATAACCTCCTTGCGTAACTCCAACAGGCTCTCCTTCAAATTCTAGAGGTATTCTTAAATGCATTTTTCTTCCTTCTTCTGGAACATAAAAATCTACATGAATTGGTTGGTCTGATACTTTATGCCTTTGAACAGATTTTACGAAACATCTGACTTTTTCTTCGCCATTAACTCCCTTTACGTTAAGTTCAATCAAAGTAGTTTCGGACACTTTTTCTAACATACTTTCCAGTTCTTTATATGGAATATTTAAATGTTTGTTCTCCTTTAAAGCTGGACCGTATACTTCTGCTGGAATTAATTTTTCATTTCTAAATTTCCTGGCCTTGATCTTTGAATCTCTTCTATTAACATCCATTTTGAAAACTGTTGCCATACAATAACCTCCTAAACATTTATCTTTATTA
This window harbors:
- a CDS encoding 50S ribosomal protein L25, whose amino-acid sequence is MATVFKMDVNRRDSKIKARKFRNEKLIPAEVYGPALKENKHLNIPYKELESMLEKVSETTLIELNVKGVNGEEKVRCFVKSVQRHKVSDQPIHVDFYVPEEGRKMHLRIPLEFEGEPVGVTQGGYLNTYVHEIPVAILPSDIVDSIKVDISELKMGESLFVSDIKNLLPESAEALLEDEEIVISVIEPKAAEEVAEETEETEEEEISEPEVIEEKTPQDMKEE